The Erythrolamprus reginae isolate rEryReg1 chromosome 3, rEryReg1.hap1, whole genome shotgun sequence genome contains a region encoding:
- the STX16 gene encoding syntaxin-16 isoform X2, with amino-acid sequence MATRRLTDAYLLLRNNAIQSRQLLAEQLADDRMALVSGISLDPEAAICVSKRLSPKWIDGIEEIQYEISRIKQKMKELASLHDKHLNRPTLDDSSEEEHAIEITTQEITQLFHRCQRAVQGLHSKSRSCTDQECRLLKNVVYSLAQSLQDLSTSFRHGQSDYLKRMKNREERSKHFFGTSVSLMDDGEEDTTLYDRGFTDDQLVLVEQNTILVEEREREIRQIIQSITELNEIFRDLGAMVVEQGTVLDRIDYNVEQSCIKTEEGLKQLHKAEHYQKKNRKMLIILTLFVIVIILIIVLIAVKFR; translated from the exons cttGCAGATGATCGCATGGCACTGGTATCAGGTATCAGTTTAGATCCTGAAGCAGCTATCTGTGTATCTAAGAGGTTGTCTCCGAAGTGGATTGATGGTATAGAAGAA ATTCAATATGAGATATCCAGGATAAAACAGAAGATGAAAGAACTAGCCAGTTTGCACGACAAGCATTTAAACAGACCGACCTTGGATGATAGCAGCGAGGAAGAGCATGCAATAGAAATAACCACTCAAGAAATTACTCAG ctATTTCACAGGTGTCAGAGAGCAGTCCAAGGTTTGCACAGCAAGTCTCGAAGCTGCACGGACCAAGAATGCCGGCTTCTGAAGAACGTTGTGTATTCGTTAGCTCAGTCTCTGCAGGACCTCTCCACAAGCTTCAGGCACGGGCAGTCTGACTATCTCAAAC GCATGAAAAATCGAGAAGAAAGATCCAAACATTTTTTTGGCACTTCGGTCTCTCTCATGGATGATGGGGAGGAAGATACAACACTGTACGACAGG ggttttacgGATGACCAGTTAGTATTAGTGGAACAAAACACTATATTGGTGGAAGAGCGGGAACGAGAAATTCGACAAATTATACAATCCATTACTGAACTTAATGAAATTTTTAGGGATTTAGGAGCAATGGTAGTTGAACAG ggTACCGTTCTCGATAGGATTGACTACAATGTTGAACAATCATGCATAAAAACAGAAGAAGGATTAAAACAACTACATAAA GCCGAGCATTATCAAAAGAAGAATCGGAAGATGCTCATCATTTTAACTTTGTTTGTCATAGTTATTATCCTTATCATTGTCCTTATTGCTGTAAAATTTCGCTAG